One region of Clavibacter michiganensis subsp. tessellarius genomic DNA includes:
- the hemW gene encoding radical SAM family heme chaperone HemW translates to MPSALPLADPAPADGLLPASAAEGADERAFGVYLHVPFCRVRCGYCDFNTYTAPELRGVKQSDYASQAVQELRFAGSALRASGVPARPASTVFLGGGTPTLLPVEDLVRMLDAVRATWGIAEGAEVTTEANPDSVDDAYLAALAAGGFTRVSFGMQSAVPRVLATLERTHDPARIAPVVRGARAAGLEVSLDLIYGTPGETIDDWRASLEQAIAQEPDHLSAYALIVEPGTKLARQIRRGEVPEPDEDLQADMYELADRMLGEAGYEWYEVSNWARGGRRSRHNLAYWQGHDWWGVGPGAHSHVGGVRWWNVKHPAAYADRVLAGASPGAGRETLDDATREVERVLLGARIRDGLAIPTLTVEGRRQVAGLIADGLVDPRAALAGTLVLTLSGRLLADAVVRRLLAD, encoded by the coding sequence ATGCCGTCCGCCCTGCCCCTCGCCGATCCCGCCCCCGCCGACGGCCTGCTGCCCGCCTCCGCCGCCGAGGGCGCCGACGAGCGCGCGTTCGGCGTCTACCTGCACGTGCCGTTCTGCCGCGTGCGCTGCGGGTACTGCGACTTCAACACCTACACGGCGCCCGAGCTCCGCGGGGTCAAGCAGTCGGACTACGCGTCGCAGGCCGTGCAGGAGCTGCGCTTCGCGGGATCCGCGCTCCGGGCCTCCGGCGTCCCCGCGCGCCCCGCGTCCACCGTGTTCCTCGGCGGCGGCACGCCCACGCTCCTGCCCGTCGAGGACCTGGTGCGGATGCTCGACGCCGTGCGGGCGACGTGGGGCATCGCCGAGGGCGCCGAGGTCACGACCGAGGCGAACCCCGACAGCGTCGACGACGCCTACCTCGCCGCTCTCGCCGCGGGCGGCTTCACGCGCGTCTCGTTCGGCATGCAGTCCGCCGTGCCCCGCGTGCTCGCCACGCTCGAGCGCACGCACGACCCCGCGCGCATCGCGCCTGTCGTCCGCGGCGCCCGCGCCGCCGGCCTCGAGGTGAGCCTCGACCTCATCTACGGGACGCCGGGGGAGACCATCGACGACTGGCGCGCCTCGCTCGAGCAGGCGATCGCCCAGGAGCCCGACCACCTCTCCGCCTACGCGCTCATCGTGGAGCCCGGCACCAAGCTCGCGCGGCAGATCCGACGCGGCGAGGTGCCCGAGCCCGACGAGGACCTCCAGGCGGACATGTACGAGCTCGCCGACCGCATGCTCGGCGAGGCCGGCTACGAGTGGTACGAGGTGAGCAACTGGGCCCGCGGCGGCCGCCGCAGCCGGCACAACCTCGCCTACTGGCAGGGCCACGACTGGTGGGGCGTCGGCCCGGGCGCGCACAGCCACGTCGGCGGCGTCCGCTGGTGGAACGTGAAGCACCCGGCCGCCTACGCCGACCGCGTGCTCGCCGGGGCCTCGCCCGGGGCCGGCCGCGAGACGCTCGACGACGCCACGCGCGAGGTCGAGCGCGTGCTGCTGGGGGCGCGGATCCGCGACGGCCTGGCCATCCCGACCCTCACGGTCGAGGGCCGCCGCCAGGTCGCCGGGCTCATCGCCGACGGCCTCGTGGATCCGCGCGCCGCCCTCGCGGGCACGCTCGTGCTCACCCTGTCGGGGCGGCTCCTCGCCGACGCCGTGGTGCGCCGCCTCCTCGCGGACTGA
- a CDS encoding VOC family protein, whose product MSARIRHVAVDCLDPHGLAIFWAGVTGFAEDPDEPNRPGEDAAWLGDPVSGLGIILQRTDAPKTSKNRVHLDLAPDDRTRDEEVDRVLALGATLVADRRNADGSGWVVLADPEGNEFCVERSDAEREAGDEVGAVVL is encoded by the coding sequence GTGAGCGCCCGGATCCGGCACGTCGCCGTCGACTGCCTCGACCCGCACGGGCTCGCGATCTTCTGGGCGGGCGTCACGGGCTTCGCCGAGGACCCCGACGAGCCCAACCGGCCCGGCGAGGACGCCGCGTGGCTCGGCGACCCCGTGTCCGGCCTCGGGATCATCCTGCAGCGCACGGACGCCCCGAAGACGTCGAAGAACCGCGTCCACCTCGACCTGGCGCCCGACGACCGCACGCGCGACGAGGAGGTCGACCGGGTGCTCGCGCTCGGCGCGACGCTCGTCGCCGACCGCCGGAACGCGGACGGCAGCGGCTGGGTGGTGCTCGCCGACCCCGAGGGCAACGAGTTCTGCGTGGAGCGCAGCGACGCCGAGCGCGAGGCCGGCGACGAGGTGGGCGCGGTCGTCCTCTGA
- a CDS encoding DUF4870 domain-containing protein — protein MSAPDPHPYGAPAPLTPAEDRLWASLTHFLAILIVPSFIVWLVFRERGRFTDQEGKEATNWTINVAGALVILNVLQAVFVVIPFLGILISVLLGLVIFAVVVVNIVFAIIGGARVQGGRPYRYPLNIRWIK, from the coding sequence ATGTCCGCACCCGATCCCCACCCCTACGGAGCCCCCGCCCCCCTGACCCCGGCAGAGGACCGGCTGTGGGCGTCGCTCACGCACTTCCTCGCGATCCTCATCGTGCCGTCGTTCATCGTGTGGCTCGTGTTCCGCGAGCGGGGCCGCTTCACGGACCAGGAGGGCAAGGAGGCGACGAACTGGACGATCAACGTCGCCGGCGCGCTCGTCATCCTCAACGTCCTGCAGGCCGTGTTCGTGGTCATCCCGTTCCTCGGGATCCTCATCTCCGTCCTGCTCGGCCTCGTGATCTTCGCGGTCGTCGTGGTCAACATCGTGTTCGCGATCATCGGCGGCGCCCGCGTCCAGGGCGGCCGACCGTACCGCTACCCGCTCAACATCCGGTGGATCAAGTAG
- the hrcA gene encoding heat-inducible transcriptional repressor HrcA translates to MVSERGLDVLRVIVQDYVSSREPVGSKSIVERHAFGVSAATIRNDMALLEEEELIAAPHTSSGRVPTDKGYRLFVDQLADVRPLTPAQRQAIHVFLGQSVDLDDVLARTVRLLAQLTNQVALVQYPSLATSHVKHVELVALSATRVLTVLITDTGRVEQRVVELQGDPDQEFLAAMRTRVNAAVGGLGLAEAAARLETLADEVEPAQRAAASALAGTLVEQVLANRQERLLLAGSANLARTERDFPGSISPVLEAIEEQVVLLRLLGEMEADQHGVSVSIGRENAPFGLGETSVLTSGYSSSGGVLARLGVLGPTRMDYSTNMASVRAVARYLSRLLEER, encoded by the coding sequence ATGGTCTCGGAACGCGGACTCGACGTCCTCCGGGTGATCGTGCAGGACTACGTGTCCTCCCGTGAGCCCGTGGGCTCCAAGTCCATCGTGGAGCGCCACGCCTTCGGGGTCTCGGCCGCCACCATCCGCAACGACATGGCCCTGCTCGAGGAGGAGGAGCTGATCGCGGCGCCGCACACCTCCTCGGGGCGCGTGCCGACGGACAAGGGCTACCGGCTCTTCGTCGACCAGCTCGCGGACGTGCGTCCGCTCACGCCCGCGCAGCGCCAGGCCATCCACGTGTTCCTCGGGCAGTCCGTCGACCTCGACGACGTCCTCGCGCGCACCGTCCGGCTCCTCGCGCAGCTCACCAACCAGGTCGCGCTCGTGCAGTACCCGTCGCTCGCGACGAGCCACGTGAAGCACGTCGAGCTGGTCGCGCTGTCGGCCACGCGCGTGCTCACCGTGCTCATCACCGACACGGGCCGCGTCGAGCAGCGCGTCGTCGAGCTCCAGGGCGATCCCGACCAGGAGTTCCTCGCGGCCATGCGCACGCGGGTGAACGCGGCCGTCGGCGGCCTCGGCCTCGCCGAGGCGGCCGCGCGCCTCGAGACCCTGGCCGACGAGGTCGAGCCCGCCCAGCGGGCCGCCGCCTCCGCGCTCGCGGGCACGCTCGTGGAGCAGGTGCTCGCGAACCGCCAGGAGCGGCTGCTGCTCGCCGGATCCGCGAACCTCGCCCGCACGGAGCGCGACTTCCCCGGCAGCATCTCGCCCGTCCTCGAGGCCATCGAGGAGCAGGTGGTGCTCCTGCGCCTGCTCGGCGAGATGGAGGCCGACCAGCACGGCGTCTCCGTGAGCATCGGCCGGGAGAACGCCCCGTTCGGGCTCGGCGAGACGAGCGTGCTCACCAGCGGCTACAGCTCGTCGGGAGGCGTGCTCGCGCGCCTGGGCGTGCTCGGCCCGACCCGCATGGACTACTCCACCAACATGGCGTCGGTGCGCGCGGTCGCGCGCTACCTCTCGCGCCTGCTCGAGGAGCGGTGA
- the dnaJ gene encoding molecular chaperone DnaJ — MADHYEVLGVSREATPEEIKKAYRKQARQLHPDVNDAPDAAERFKLVTHAYDVLSDPQQRQQYDLGPQAGFGGGGGQGFGGFGDIFETFFGGQQGGGGRGPRSRQERGQDALLRVEVELEEVIFGVHRDLEIDTAVVCETCHGSCAQPGTSAVTCDICRGSGSIQRQVRSLLGNVMTSSPCGTCRGYGTVIPHPCPTCAGQGRVRARRTVPVDIPAGVDTGLRLQMPGSGEVGPAGGPNGDLYMEIKVAHHDVFSRNGDDLLATVEVSMVDAILGSDARIEALDGDVDLELRPGIQSAEIITVRGRGVTKLRGSGRGDLKIGIQVITPQKLDHKERDLIQQFAKRNKAPAPHLAHFQQGLFQKLRDRFLNV, encoded by the coding sequence GTGGCTGACCACTACGAAGTACTGGGCGTGAGCCGCGAGGCGACGCCCGAGGAGATCAAGAAGGCGTACCGCAAGCAGGCGCGCCAGCTGCACCCGGACGTCAACGACGCCCCCGACGCGGCCGAACGGTTCAAGCTCGTGACGCACGCGTACGACGTGCTCTCCGACCCGCAGCAGCGGCAGCAGTACGACCTCGGCCCGCAGGCCGGGTTCGGCGGGGGCGGCGGCCAGGGCTTCGGCGGCTTCGGCGACATCTTCGAGACGTTCTTCGGCGGCCAGCAGGGCGGTGGCGGACGCGGTCCCCGCTCGCGCCAGGAGCGCGGCCAGGACGCGCTGCTCCGCGTGGAGGTCGAGCTCGAGGAGGTCATCTTCGGCGTGCACCGCGACCTCGAGATCGACACGGCCGTCGTGTGCGAGACCTGCCACGGATCCTGCGCGCAGCCCGGCACGAGCGCCGTCACGTGCGACATCTGCCGTGGCTCCGGCAGCATCCAGCGCCAGGTGCGCTCGCTCCTCGGCAACGTCATGACGTCGAGCCCCTGCGGCACCTGCCGCGGCTACGGCACCGTCATCCCGCACCCCTGCCCCACCTGCGCCGGCCAGGGCCGCGTCCGCGCGCGCCGCACGGTGCCGGTCGACATCCCGGCCGGCGTCGACACGGGCCTCCGCCTCCAGATGCCGGGCTCCGGCGAGGTCGGCCCCGCGGGCGGGCCGAACGGCGACCTCTACATGGAGATCAAGGTCGCGCACCACGACGTCTTCAGCCGCAACGGCGACGACCTCCTGGCCACCGTCGAGGTGAGCATGGTCGACGCGATCCTCGGCAGCGACGCGCGCATCGAGGCGCTCGACGGCGACGTCGACCTCGAGCTCCGCCCCGGCATCCAGAGCGCCGAGATCATCACGGTGCGCGGCCGCGGCGTCACGAAGCTCCGCGGCTCCGGGCGCGGCGACCTCAAGATCGGCATCCAGGTGATCACGCCGCAGAAGCTCGACCACAAGGAGCGCGACCTCATCCAGCAGTTCGCCAAGCGGAACAAGGCGCCGGCCCCGCACCTGGCGCACTTCCAGCAGGGCCTGTTCCAGAAGCTCCGCGACCGCTTCCTCAACGTCTGA
- a CDS encoding 16S rRNA (uracil(1498)-N(3))-methyltransferase, with protein sequence MAHFHLADDLGDGDLAVGRVVALGAAESRHAVTVGRIRAGEALLVGDGRGTIASCTVTTADAQRLELRVDRVEEHPEPSPRVVLVQALAKGDRDELAVQAATELGVDAVIPWQAQRSVSRWEGAKVAKGRDRWQAIVREAVKQSIRPRVPAVEELATTKDLVRMAATARVLVLDPTAAMRLSRLDLGATGADAASDVLLVVGPEGGIGPAEVEALRAAGAIPVALGSGILRTSTAGPAALALVNAALGRW encoded by the coding sequence GTGGCGCACTTCCACCTGGCGGACGACCTCGGCGACGGCGACCTGGCCGTCGGCCGCGTCGTCGCGCTCGGCGCCGCGGAGTCGCGCCACGCGGTCACCGTGGGGCGCATCCGGGCGGGCGAGGCGCTCCTCGTCGGCGACGGCCGCGGGACGATCGCGTCGTGCACCGTCACGACCGCGGATGCGCAGCGGCTGGAGCTCCGGGTCGACCGCGTCGAGGAGCACCCCGAGCCGTCGCCGCGCGTGGTGCTCGTGCAGGCGCTCGCCAAGGGCGACCGCGACGAGCTGGCCGTGCAGGCGGCGACCGAGCTCGGCGTCGACGCGGTGATCCCGTGGCAGGCGCAGCGCTCGGTCTCCCGGTGGGAGGGCGCCAAGGTCGCCAAGGGCCGCGACCGCTGGCAGGCGATCGTGCGCGAGGCCGTGAAGCAGTCCATCCGGCCCCGCGTGCCCGCGGTGGAGGAGCTCGCCACCACGAAGGACCTCGTGCGGATGGCCGCGACCGCCCGCGTCCTCGTGCTCGACCCGACGGCCGCGATGCGGCTGTCCCGGCTCGACCTGGGGGCCACGGGCGCGGACGCCGCGTCCGACGTGCTCCTCGTCGTGGGCCCCGAGGGCGGCATCGGCCCGGCCGAGGTGGAGGCCCTCCGCGCGGCGGGCGCCATCCCCGTCGCGCTGGGGTCCGGGATCCTCCGCACGTCGACCGCGGGACCCGCCGCGCTGGCGCTCGTCAACGCGGCGCTCGGGCGATGGTGA
- a CDS encoding HIT domain-containing protein, with product MSETREPTVFERIVAREIPAEIVAETERVIAFADIAPKAPVHVLVVPKTAAYRDVVELAAGDPALLAEVVEVASRIGAERAGGQFRLVFNTGADAGQTVFHVHAHVLAGFGGREDHVGL from the coding sequence ATGAGCGAGACCCGAGAGCCCACCGTCTTCGAGCGCATCGTCGCCCGGGAGATCCCGGCCGAGATCGTCGCGGAGACCGAGCGCGTCATCGCGTTCGCGGACATCGCCCCGAAGGCCCCCGTGCACGTCCTGGTGGTGCCGAAGACGGCCGCGTACCGCGACGTCGTCGAGCTCGCCGCGGGCGACCCGGCGCTCCTCGCGGAGGTCGTCGAGGTCGCGTCGCGCATCGGCGCCGAGCGCGCGGGCGGGCAGTTCCGCCTCGTCTTCAACACGGGCGCCGACGCCGGCCAGACCGTGTTCCACGTTCACGCCCACGTGCTCGCCGGCTTCGGCGGCCGGGAGGACCATGTCGGGCTCTGA
- a CDS encoding PhoH family protein, producing the protein MSGSDPRGGASAAADRVEQTATMDGVLMVRLLGPQDRLLRQIEREHPDVDVRVRGNEITLVGTRADVAAARRLIDEVVAMVEDGQHVEPQEIETSARRLGEDDGRTLSDVLSEAIVQSRGRTVRPKTQGQKEYVQAIDESTIVFGIGPAGTGKTYLAMAKAVQALQRKEVERIILTRPAVEAGERLGYLPGSLTDKIDPYLRPLFDALNEMMDPELVPKLMASNTIEVAPLAYMRGRTLNNAFVVLDEAQNTTPEQMKMFLTRLGFGSKMVVTGDITQVDLPTGSSGLQLVTRVLDGMDDIHFSRLTSDDVVRHTLVGRIVDAYTRYDAERQAADHLRAERRTAPGSTR; encoded by the coding sequence ATGTCGGGCTCTGACCCGCGGGGCGGCGCGTCGGCTGCGGCGGACCGCGTCGAGCAGACGGCGACGATGGACGGCGTGCTCATGGTGCGCCTCCTCGGACCGCAGGACCGGCTGCTCCGGCAGATCGAGCGCGAGCACCCGGACGTCGACGTCCGGGTCCGCGGCAACGAGATCACGCTCGTCGGCACCCGGGCGGACGTGGCCGCGGCCCGTCGGCTCATCGACGAGGTCGTGGCGATGGTGGAGGACGGACAGCACGTGGAACCCCAGGAGATCGAGACGAGCGCGCGCCGGCTCGGCGAGGACGACGGGCGGACCCTGTCCGACGTCCTGAGCGAGGCCATCGTGCAGTCGCGCGGCCGCACGGTGCGGCCGAAGACGCAGGGCCAGAAGGAGTACGTGCAGGCGATCGACGAGAGCACGATCGTGTTCGGCATCGGCCCCGCCGGAACCGGCAAGACCTACCTCGCGATGGCCAAGGCCGTCCAGGCGCTGCAGCGCAAGGAGGTCGAGCGCATCATCCTCACGCGGCCGGCCGTCGAGGCGGGGGAGCGGCTCGGCTACCTGCCCGGCTCGCTCACCGACAAGATCGACCCCTACCTCCGCCCGCTGTTCGACGCGCTCAACGAGATGATGGACCCGGAGCTCGTCCCGAAGCTCATGGCCTCCAACACCATCGAGGTCGCGCCGCTCGCCTACATGCGCGGCCGCACGCTCAACAACGCGTTCGTCGTGCTCGACGAGGCCCAGAACACCACGCCCGAGCAGATGAAGATGTTCCTCACCCGCCTCGGCTTCGGCTCGAAGATGGTGGTCACGGGCGACATCACGCAGGTCGACCTGCCCACGGGCTCGAGCGGGCTGCAGCTCGTCACGCGCGTGCTGGACGGCATGGACGACATCCACTTCTCCCGCCTCACGAGCGACGACGTCGTGCGGCACACCCTGGTCGGCCGCATCGTGGACGCGTACACGCGCTACGACGCGGAGCGCCAGGCCGCCGACCACCTCCGCGCCGAGCGCCGCACCGCCCCTGGGAGCACCCGATGA
- the ybeY gene encoding rRNA maturation RNase YbeY yields MSIEINNESAVEVDEPLIQRLATYALDTLHVHPDAELAIVMVDEGAMEQLHVQWMDEPGPTDVLSFPMDELRPGTEDRPTPAGLLGDIVVCPQVAAEQAVTAGHSTMEEILLLTAHGILHLLGFDHAEPDEEREMFGLQRDILIGFAMSERGR; encoded by the coding sequence ATGAGCATCGAGATCAACAACGAGTCGGCCGTGGAGGTCGACGAGCCGCTCATCCAGCGGCTCGCGACGTACGCGCTGGACACCCTGCACGTGCACCCCGACGCCGAGCTCGCCATCGTGATGGTGGACGAGGGCGCGATGGAGCAGCTGCACGTGCAGTGGATGGACGAGCCCGGCCCCACCGACGTCCTCAGCTTCCCCATGGACGAGCTGCGCCCCGGCACGGAGGACCGGCCGACGCCCGCGGGCCTCCTCGGCGACATCGTGGTGTGCCCGCAGGTCGCGGCCGAGCAGGCCGTGACGGCCGGGCACTCGACGATGGAGGAGATCCTGCTGCTCACGGCGCACGGCATCCTCCACCTGCTGGGCTTCGACCACGCCGAGCCCGACGAGGAGCGCGAGATGTTCGGGCTCCAGCGCGACATCCTGATCGGGTTCGCCATGAGCGAGCGCGGTCGCTGA
- a CDS encoding hemolysin family protein, translating into MLALLVPAFLLVVLGGLFAASEAAISSLSRADIQELALASRARRSMLAISTDAGAYVNSLSFVRIIAETSAAVLVTLALAYTIAEWWITLLLAAAIMTAVSFVLVGASPRSVGRVHARPLLAWTALMVRVIRVAIGPVADALVALGNRVTPGRPKTVATFTSEEQLLSMVDEATELEVLEEDDRELIHSIFEFNDTVVREVMIPRTDMVVVEQTAQVGSALGLFLSRGISRAPVTGRDSDEIEGVLYLRDLARMVYERPEEAERTTVDHLARPAVFVPESQKADALLRQMQLESNHLAMVVDEYGGIAGLVTLEDLIEELVGDISDEYDRDVPEFEDLGDGVYRVSARLPIDELGDLFGLELDDDDVDSAGGLLAKTLGRLPERGSVVRVGGLVLTADRVEGRRTRISTILVERDRADEDDDHEAAPAGAAASRGHDHD; encoded by the coding sequence ATGCTCGCCCTCCTCGTCCCCGCCTTCCTCCTGGTGGTCCTCGGCGGCCTCTTCGCCGCCTCCGAGGCGGCCATCTCGTCCCTCTCCCGCGCCGACATCCAGGAGCTCGCGCTCGCGTCGCGCGCCCGGCGGTCGATGCTCGCGATCTCGACCGACGCGGGCGCCTACGTCAACTCGCTGAGCTTCGTGCGCATCATCGCGGAGACGAGCGCCGCCGTGCTCGTCACCCTGGCGCTGGCGTACACGATCGCCGAGTGGTGGATCACGCTGCTGCTCGCCGCGGCCATCATGACGGCCGTCTCATTCGTGCTCGTCGGCGCCAGCCCGCGCTCCGTCGGCCGCGTCCACGCGCGCCCGCTGCTCGCGTGGACGGCGCTCATGGTGCGCGTGATCCGCGTCGCCATCGGCCCGGTCGCCGACGCGCTCGTCGCGCTCGGCAACCGCGTCACGCCCGGCCGGCCCAAGACCGTGGCGACGTTCACCAGCGAGGAGCAGCTCCTGAGCATGGTCGACGAGGCCACGGAGCTCGAGGTGCTCGAGGAGGACGACCGCGAGCTCATCCACTCCATCTTCGAGTTCAACGACACCGTGGTGCGCGAGGTGATGATCCCGCGCACCGACATGGTCGTGGTCGAGCAGACCGCCCAGGTCGGCAGCGCCCTCGGGCTCTTCCTCTCCCGCGGCATCTCGCGGGCGCCCGTCACGGGTCGCGACTCGGACGAGATCGAGGGCGTGCTCTACCTGCGGGACCTCGCGCGCATGGTCTACGAGCGGCCCGAGGAGGCCGAGCGCACGACGGTCGACCACCTCGCCCGACCCGCCGTCTTCGTCCCCGAGTCGCAGAAGGCCGACGCGCTGCTCCGGCAGATGCAGCTGGAGTCCAACCACCTCGCGATGGTGGTGGACGAGTACGGCGGCATCGCCGGCCTCGTGACGCTCGAGGACCTCATCGAGGAGCTCGTGGGCGACATCAGCGACGAGTACGACCGCGACGTGCCCGAGTTCGAGGACCTCGGGGACGGCGTGTACCGTGTGAGCGCCCGGCTCCCGATCGACGAGCTCGGCGACCTGTTCGGCCTCGAGCTCGACGACGACGACGTGGACAGCGCCGGCGGCCTGCTCGCCAAGACCCTGGGCCGGCTGCCCGAGCGCGGATCCGTCGTGCGGGTCGGCGGGCTCGTGCTCACGGCCGACCGGGTCGAGGGGCGCCGCACGCGCATCAGCACGATCCTCGTCGAGCGCGACCGCGCGGACGAGGACGACGACCACGAGGCGGCCCCCGCGGGCGCCGCCGCCAGCAGAGGACACGACCATGACTGA
- the era gene encoding GTPase Era yields MTDPRDDDAADDATTAADTAPGAGTEATADAAAPAPLSDEAWGIDRDADTAAARPKRKPRGGAPAYRAGFVSFVGRPNVGKSTLTNALVGEKVAITSSKPQTTRKAIRGIVHRPDGQLILVDTPGIHRPRTLLGERLNSLVQTTLGDVDVIGLCIPADERIGPGDRFINEQLDEYPRARKIAIVTKTDSASRHAVAEQLLAVQELRDWDAIVPVSAVEAIQLDALVGELLKALPVSEQLYPDDAVTEEGLEARISELIREAALEGVQDELPHSLAVTIDDMIEREDKELLEIYANLFVERDSQKGIVIGAQGSRLKHVGQVARAQIEPLVGKRVFLSLRVKIAKDWQRDPKLLGRLGF; encoded by the coding sequence ATGACTGACCCCCGGGACGACGACGCCGCGGACGACGCGACCACCGCCGCGGACACGGCGCCGGGAGCGGGGACCGAGGCGACAGCCGACGCGGCCGCGCCCGCGCCGCTCTCCGACGAGGCGTGGGGCATCGACCGCGACGCCGACACCGCGGCCGCCCGCCCGAAGCGCAAGCCCCGCGGCGGCGCGCCCGCCTACCGCGCCGGCTTCGTCTCCTTCGTCGGCCGCCCGAACGTGGGCAAGTCGACGCTCACGAACGCGCTCGTGGGGGAGAAGGTCGCCATCACGAGCTCCAAGCCGCAGACGACGCGCAAGGCGATCCGCGGCATCGTGCACCGGCCGGACGGGCAGCTGATCCTCGTGGACACCCCCGGGATCCACCGCCCGCGGACGCTCCTCGGCGAGCGGCTCAACTCCCTCGTGCAGACCACGCTCGGCGACGTGGACGTCATCGGCCTGTGCATCCCCGCCGACGAGCGGATCGGCCCGGGCGACCGGTTCATCAACGAGCAGCTCGACGAGTACCCGCGCGCCCGCAAGATCGCGATCGTCACCAAGACGGACTCCGCGTCGCGCCACGCGGTCGCCGAGCAGCTCCTGGCCGTGCAGGAGCTCCGGGACTGGGACGCGATCGTGCCCGTCTCCGCGGTCGAGGCCATCCAGCTCGACGCGCTCGTGGGCGAGCTGCTGAAGGCCCTGCCCGTCTCGGAGCAGCTCTACCCGGACGACGCCGTCACCGAGGAGGGGCTCGAGGCCCGCATCTCCGAGCTCATCCGGGAGGCCGCGCTCGAGGGCGTGCAGGACGAGCTCCCGCACTCCCTCGCCGTCACGATCGACGACATGATCGAGCGCGAGGACAAGGAGCTCCTCGAGATCTACGCGAACCTCTTCGTCGAGCGCGACAGCCAGAAGGGCATCGTCATCGGCGCCCAGGGGTCGCGGCTCAAGCACGTGGGCCAGGTCGCGCGCGCCCAGATCGAGCCGCTCGTCGGGAAGCGCGTCTTCCTCTCGCTGCGGGTGAAGATCGCCAAGGACTGGCAGCGCGACCCGAAGCTGCTCGGCCGCCTCGGCTTCTGA